The stretch of DNA GGTAAAAATATGCGATATAGAAGAAATGGAGCAAGAATTAGTTTCTTGTATAAATAATCCTTTTCTATCTTGTTTGTTATTCACAACAGAAGCCGACATAACCATGAAACTCAATAAAAAACGTATTGCTTCTATAACTGAACAAGCACCAACATTTAAAAATGCCGATCCTATTTTATTGGAATATTTAAACAAATAAAAAAGACCTCAAATTGAGGTCTTTTTTTATTTCAACTTAGATTCAATTTTTTCCAATCTATTTAAAATTGAAGTCATTAAACTTATATTTTGATTGGTTTGAATTACACCAACAATTTTATAAACGAGTTTATTCTTTTCTATTTCTTCCGAAATCTTAACTCCGTTAGTTTTATCAAATAACAAATAAAAACAATTTACATCAACCTTATCTAGATTACTTGATAACAACAAAACATTTCCTTTACTATAAATACTTTTACCAGCCAAAACATCGTCTACTGTAAATACAAAATCAATATCTGCTAATATTTTTTGCAAATCAAAGGGTTTTACTTCATTATTTGGAGTAATTTCCTGTAAAATAGATTCATTAGAGCTTTGTCTCGAAACCAAATCTTCAATTTCATTGAAATTAGTAATCTTATTAATAGTAATTGGTTTCGAAAGCAATTCATCAGTAGTT from Flavobacterium haoranii encodes:
- a CDS encoding helix-turn-helix domain-containing protein, which gives rise to MTYFGTNIKKIRQIKGLSQQAFAEILDLNRGVISSYEEGRAEPKIETLLRIATILDLTTDELLSKPITINKITNFNEIEDLVSRQSSNESILQEITPNNEVKPFDLQKILADIDFVFTVDDVLAGKSIYSKGNVLLLSSNLDKVDVNCFYLLFDKTNGVKISEEIEKNKLVYKIVGVIQTNQNISLMTSILNRLEKIESKLK